A window from Primulina eburnea isolate SZY01 chromosome 2, ASM2296580v1, whole genome shotgun sequence encodes these proteins:
- the LOC140823966 gene encoding uncharacterized protein — MDYRRTIIGWRGFFAAISQGFILVMSVSLDTLIDHCTWSEITCTNGSVTKLEIKNRTIVGTLPAFICDLSSLTYLNLLLNSFSGYFPDALYSCSNLEYLDLSNNSFFGAIHDDINRLSPRLQYLDLGYNHFSGDIPSAIGSLTSLTTLHLYGNLFNGSLPPDIGDLSNLEELDLSLNGFLPQRIPSSFTQLKKLKNFWMTEANLIGEIPQSIGNMSALEFLDLSDNGLNGSIPDDLFLLDNLTNLFLFKNGLSDSIPRRIECLNMQVLDLSSNKLTGTIPDDFGKLNNLTGLALFFNQLSGEIPPSIGRLPKLMDFKLFSNNLSGELPPDFGRYSMLRKFEVFENHFVGKLPEYLCAKKVLLGEMQKLFSTARSDHTFA; from the exons TCACTGGACACCCTCATCGACCACTGCACCTGGTCTGAAATCACTTGCACCAATGGCTCCGTCACGAAACTAGAGATCAAGAATCGAACTATCGTCGGGACACTCCCTGCATTCATATGCGACCTTAGTAGCCTCACGTATCTTAATCTTCTACTCAACTCTTTCTCTGGCTATTTCCCTGATGCTCTTTACAGTTGTTCCAATCTTGAGTATTTAGACCTCTCTAATAACTCATTCTTTGGAGCGATACATGATGATATTAACCGGCTCTCGCCTCGGCTCCAGTACTTAGACTTGGGATACAACCATTTCAGTGGCGATATCCCTTCAGCCATTGGGAGCCTCACAAGTCTTACAACTCTTCATCTCTATGGAAACTTGTTTAATGGTTCTTTGCCACCAGATATTGGCGACCTGTCGAATCTTGAAGAGCTTGACTTGAGTCTTAATGGGTTTTTACCACAAAGAATCCCGTCAAGTTTCACTCAGTTGAAGAAACTGAAGAATTTCTGGATGACCGAAGCAAACTTGATCGGAGAAATCCCTCAAAGTATTGGGAACATGTCAGCTCTGGAGTTTCTTGACTTATCTGATAATGGCTTGAATGGTAGCATACCAGATGATCTCTTTCTTCTCGACAACTTAACAAATTTGTTTCTTTTCAAAAATGGATTGTCTGATTCCATTCCCCGGAGGATTGAATGTTTGAACATGCAGGTTCTTGATCTTTCAAGCAATAAATTGACAGGGACAATACCGGATGATTTTGGAAAGTTAAATAACCTTACTGGTTTGGCTTTGTTTTTCAATCAATTATCTGGTGAAATACCCCCAAGTATTGGTAGATTGCCCAAGCTTATGGATTTCAAGCTGTTCAGCAATAATCTATCAGGCGAATTGCCTCCAGATTTTGGCCGATACTCGATGCTCAGAAAATTTGAAGTATTTGAAAACCACTTTGTCGGTAAATTGCCCGAATATCTGTGTGCTAAGAAGGTACTTTTAGGG GAAATGCAAAAACTTTTCTCTACAGCGAGAAGCGATCACACATTCGCATAG
- the LOC140816402 gene encoding B3 domain-containing protein Os01g0234100-like isoform X1: MFDILKVYIVRASSLTEVDGASSHLNSEREINPVKTVQRPEDDSSGGTKIAKQKYLEPISVDDKTHILSSHNAVVADQSGKIHDDIGSENLEHIRFSQTNIKFNDMKCFEDFNIHVNGVFLNSEVPAQLRMKYHDLCCSQSKFLHENLVEGLNSKLVTGMISEIVSTADAIESARLTTPLSHLETWERKLKAFEDLGMAVGFLRSRIHQLVTLSQESRAVMESKKKERDEVEGQMKALEAKFLNVKAVVKRLNAEIHDLEVEHRELGVVFGDIARAAW, from the exons ATGTTTGATATCTTAAAGGTGTATATTGTGAGAGCTAGCAGTCTAACAGAAGTCGATGGGGCTAGCAGTCATCTCAATTCAGAGAGGGAGATTAATCCTG TGAAAACAGTCCAGCGGCCAGAAGATGATTCAAGTGGTGGAACTAAAATAGCTAAGCAGAAATATCTGGAGCCCATTTCAGTAGACGATAAAACGCATATCTTGTCTTCTCATAATGCCGTTGTTGCCGATCAATCTGGCAAGATCCACGATGATATTGGATCCGAAAATTTGGAACACATcagattttctcaaaccaacATCAAATTTAACGACATGAAGTGTTTCGAAGATTTCAACATTCATGTGAATGGCGTATTTCTCAACTCCGAAGTACCTGCGCAGCTTAGAATGAAGTATCACGATCTCTGCTGTAGTCAAAGTAAGTTTCTTCATGAAAATCTTGTCGAAGGCCTAAACAGTAAGCTGGTCACAGGAATGATCTCTGAGATTGTAAGCACTGCCGATGCTATCGAATCTGCCAGACTTACCACCCCTCTCAGTCATTTAGAAACTTGGGAGAGAAAGCTAAAAGCGTTTGAGGATTTAGGCATGGCCGTTGGATTTCTACGATCACGAATACATCAGCTAGTTACCCTTTCGCAAGAGTCACGTGCTGTAATGGAatcaaagaaaaaagagagagacgAGGTCGAAGGCCAGATGAAAGCTCTCGAGGCAAAATTTTTGAATGTTAAGGCAGTGGTTAAAAGGCTTAATGCagagattcatgatcttgaagtTGAACATCGAGAGCTTGGCGTTGTTTTCGGAGACATCGCACGCGCTGCATGGTGA
- the LOC140816402 gene encoding B3 domain-containing protein Os01g0234100-like isoform X2 gives MFDILKVYIVRASSLTEVDGASSHLNSEREINPVKTVQRPEDDSIDDKTHILSSHNAVVADQSGKIHDDIGSENLEHIRFSQTNIKFNDMKCFEDFNIHVNGVFLNSEVPAQLRMKYHDLCCSQSKFLHENLVEGLNSKLVTGMISEIVSTADAIESARLTTPLSHLETWERKLKAFEDLGMAVGFLRSRIHQLVTLSQESRAVMESKKKERDEVEGQMKALEAKFLNVKAVVKRLNAEIHDLEVEHRELGVVFGDIARAAW, from the exons ATGTTTGATATCTTAAAGGTGTATATTGTGAGAGCTAGCAGTCTAACAGAAGTCGATGGGGCTAGCAGTCATCTCAATTCAGAGAGGGAGATTAATCCTG TGAAAACAGTCCAGCGGCCAGAAGATGATTCAA TAGACGATAAAACGCATATCTTGTCTTCTCATAATGCCGTTGTTGCCGATCAATCTGGCAAGATCCACGATGATATTGGATCCGAAAATTTGGAACACATcagattttctcaaaccaacATCAAATTTAACGACATGAAGTGTTTCGAAGATTTCAACATTCATGTGAATGGCGTATTTCTCAACTCCGAAGTACCTGCGCAGCTTAGAATGAAGTATCACGATCTCTGCTGTAGTCAAAGTAAGTTTCTTCATGAAAATCTTGTCGAAGGCCTAAACAGTAAGCTGGTCACAGGAATGATCTCTGAGATTGTAAGCACTGCCGATGCTATCGAATCTGCCAGACTTACCACCCCTCTCAGTCATTTAGAAACTTGGGAGAGAAAGCTAAAAGCGTTTGAGGATTTAGGCATGGCCGTTGGATTTCTACGATCACGAATACATCAGCTAGTTACCCTTTCGCAAGAGTCACGTGCTGTAATGGAatcaaagaaaaaagagagagacgAGGTCGAAGGCCAGATGAAAGCTCTCGAGGCAAAATTTTTGAATGTTAAGGCAGTGGTTAAAAGGCTTAATGCagagattcatgatcttgaagtTGAACATCGAGAGCTTGGCGTTGTTTTCGGAGACATCGCACGCGCTGCATGGTGA